In the Flavobacterium pallidum genome, one interval contains:
- the sufD gene encoding Fe-S cluster assembly protein SufD: MELKEKLISSFMAFEEKIDVHSQLHDIRTSAIKNFENKGFPTKKEEAWKYTSLNSILKNDFTVFPKSENTIEFSEVKKYFLHEIDTYKVIFVDGVFSSFLSSTTHDGLDVCLMSSALNKPKYKEIIEKYFNKIANKDESLTSLNTAFASEGAYVNIPKSKLVDKPIEIIYFSTGKENALMTQPRNLVIVGENAQVQIIERHQSLYENPVLTNSVTEIFAEQNANVDYYKIQNDLMSANLVDNTYISQQRSTKVSVHTFSFGGNITRNNLNFYHFGEGIDSTLKGITIIGGKQLVDHFTLVNHATPNCESHQNYKCILNDSATGVFNGKIFVEKEAQKTDAFQQNNNILLSDKATINAKPQLEIFADDVKCSHGCTIGQLDENAMFYMQARGIPKKEAKALLMYAFSNEVIESVRIPELKARINKIIAQRLGVSLGFDL, encoded by the coding sequence ATGGAATTAAAAGAAAAACTCATATCGTCGTTCATGGCTTTTGAAGAAAAGATTGATGTGCATTCCCAGTTGCACGACATCCGCACTTCGGCCATAAAGAATTTTGAAAACAAGGGCTTTCCTACCAAAAAAGAGGAAGCATGGAAATACACCTCATTAAATTCGATACTCAAAAACGATTTTACCGTCTTCCCGAAAAGCGAAAATACGATTGAATTCAGCGAAGTCAAAAAATATTTCCTGCATGAAATTGACACCTATAAAGTAATTTTCGTTGACGGCGTATTCAGTTCGTTCCTGTCCTCAACGACACACGACGGATTGGATGTCTGCCTGATGTCATCAGCATTGAATAAACCGAAATACAAGGAAATCATTGAAAAATATTTCAATAAGATTGCCAATAAGGACGAATCGCTGACGTCACTGAATACGGCGTTTGCTTCAGAAGGCGCTTATGTGAACATCCCGAAAAGCAAATTGGTAGACAAGCCGATTGAGATTATTTATTTCTCGACCGGAAAAGAAAATGCGTTGATGACGCAGCCAAGAAACCTTGTCATTGTTGGCGAAAATGCCCAGGTACAAATCATTGAACGCCACCAAAGCCTGTATGAAAATCCGGTGTTGACCAATTCGGTCACTGAAATTTTTGCGGAACAAAATGCCAATGTGGATTATTACAAAATACAGAACGATCTGATGTCGGCGAATCTGGTCGACAATACTTATATTTCGCAGCAAAGATCCACGAAAGTTTCCGTACACACTTTTTCGTTTGGCGGGAATATTACTAGGAACAACCTCAATTTCTACCATTTCGGGGAAGGGATAGACAGTACTTTGAAAGGCATTACAATCATCGGCGGCAAGCAACTCGTCGATCATTTTACTTTGGTGAACCACGCCACACCGAATTGCGAAAGCCACCAAAACTACAAATGCATCCTCAACGACAGTGCCACCGGCGTTTTCAACGGAAAGATTTTCGTCGAGAAAGAAGCCCAGAAAACTGACGCATTCCAGCAGAATAACAATATTTTACTCAGCGACAAAGCCACCATCAATGCCAAGCCGCAACTCGAGATTTTCGCCGATGATGTGAAGTGCTCCCACGGCTGTACCATTGGGCAGCTCGACGAAAATGCGATGTTTTACATGCAGGCGCGCGGCATCCCGAAGAAAGAAGCGAAGGCGTTGCTGATGTATGCTTTTTCAAACGAAGTGATTGAAAGCGTCCGCATTCCGGAATTGAAAGCGCGTATTAATAAGATTATTGCGCAAAGGTTGGGTGTGAGTCTGGGGTTTGATTTGTAA
- a CDS encoding serine hydrolase domain-containing protein, producing the protein MKKFLRLLLLLVVILMVYGVVTNYPKLDLISGFAAKSVASAHFIDGRSKHIIESGDNDIDMVRLAKNDIDETGKFATATFYGLKKRKAIYREGLGATLINDDFDATKPYEIPKRNLQIKNLPFPYGNLEPKDTAFNNIDYKKLNLAVAGAFDETNEKTKRSRSVLVIYKDHIIAEKYGKGFTKSSKILGWSMTKSITATMFGVLQKMGKIDINKPAPVAEWQNDNRAKITLNDLLHMNSGLEWEENYETICDATTMLFEAEDMGKVQLQKPAAFAPDTHWNYSSGTTNLLSRILRNRFKTHQEYLDFWYAAFIDKIGMHSMVVESDMAGNFVGSSYGWATTRDWAKFGLLYLHKGNWNGEEIFDVSWAKYVSTPTNGSNGRYGAHFWLNAGGKYPDAPKDLYSCNGFQGQMIFIIPSMDLVIVRMGLTDDNQFDFNGFLKGILTSITTKP; encoded by the coding sequence ATGAAAAAATTTTTGCGTTTATTGCTCTTGCTCGTTGTCATTTTGATGGTTTATGGCGTTGTCACAAATTACCCGAAACTGGACCTTATTTCCGGTTTCGCTGCAAAAAGCGTCGCGTCGGCGCATTTTATCGATGGGCGTTCGAAGCACATTATCGAATCCGGTGATAATGATATCGATATGGTGCGTTTGGCAAAAAACGACATCGACGAAACGGGAAAATTTGCCACGGCCACTTTTTACGGGTTGAAAAAACGTAAGGCGATATATCGGGAAGGCTTGGGCGCTACACTGATTAATGACGATTTTGATGCAACAAAACCTTATGAGATCCCAAAGCGGAATCTTCAAATAAAAAACCTGCCATTTCCATATGGAAACCTGGAACCGAAAGACACTGCTTTCAACAACATCGATTATAAAAAACTGAACCTTGCCGTCGCCGGTGCTTTTGATGAAACTAATGAAAAAACCAAGCGTTCTCGTTCGGTCCTGGTGATTTATAAAGACCATATCATCGCTGAAAAATATGGAAAAGGCTTTACAAAATCGTCTAAAATCCTGGGTTGGTCGATGACAAAAAGCATCACCGCAACAATGTTCGGGGTGTTGCAGAAAATGGGTAAAATTGACATCAATAAACCCGCACCGGTCGCAGAGTGGCAAAATGACAATCGCGCTAAGATCACCCTGAACGATTTACTGCACATGAACAGCGGCCTGGAATGGGAAGAAAATTATGAAACCATCTGCGATGCCACGACGATGCTTTTTGAAGCGGAAGACATGGGCAAAGTCCAACTCCAAAAACCGGCAGCTTTTGCACCGGATACGCATTGGAATTATTCTTCAGGAACCACGAATTTACTCTCACGGATTTTACGGAACCGATTTAAAACGCATCAGGAATATCTGGATTTTTGGTATGCCGCGTTTATCGACAAGATCGGGATGCATTCAATGGTCGTGGAAAGCGATATGGCCGGAAATTTCGTTGGGTCATCGTATGGGTGGGCCACGACAAGGGATTGGGCAAAATTCGGGTTGCTGTATTTACACAAAGGCAACTGGAATGGCGAAGAAATTTTCGATGTAAGCTGGGCGAAATATGTTTCTACGCCAACCAACGGCTCCAATGGCAGGTATGGCGCGCATTTTTGGCTCAATGCCGGCGGCAAATATCCGGATGCGCCAAAGGATCTGTATTCCTGCAATGGTTTTCAGGGACAGATGATTTTTATCATTCCTTCGATGGATTTAGTGATCGTCAGGATGGGTTTGACGGATGACAATCAGTTTGATTTTAATGGGTTTTTAAAAGGAATACTCACCAGTATTACGACTAAACCCTAG